A portion of the bacterium genome contains these proteins:
- a CDS encoding TetR family transcriptional regulator, translating into MSDAVPTRGSESVKEALVEAACNGLAEVGPRALSTRSLAERAGVNHGQIHHYFGGKRGLLKAAMSALAAEHWSNSLERSAGEAIPPALSLAEDTRYWRAIVRAVIEGDLELARVEIDEGISVPRRALEAMRTRAGAANDDLDFKARIGLLIATQLGYVALEPFIRLLADVGEAETDGFREQVKLRMGEMVSTLVRTDR; encoded by the coding sequence GTGAGCGACGCCGTTCCGACACGCGGAAGCGAATCGGTCAAAGAAGCGCTCGTCGAGGCCGCGTGCAACGGACTCGCCGAAGTGGGTCCGCGGGCGTTGTCGACGCGCAGCCTGGCCGAGCGTGCCGGAGTCAACCACGGCCAGATCCATCACTACTTCGGGGGGAAGCGCGGTCTGCTCAAGGCCGCGATGTCGGCACTTGCTGCCGAGCACTGGTCCAATTCGCTCGAGCGCTCCGCGGGTGAGGCGATCCCGCCCGCTCTATCGCTCGCAGAGGACACTCGTTACTGGCGCGCCATCGTTCGCGCGGTGATCGAAGGGGATCTCGAACTCGCACGCGTCGAAATCGACGAAGGCATCTCGGTGCCCCGACGCGCCCTCGAAGCCATGCGCACTCGGGCCGGAGCAGCGAATGACGATCTCGACTTCAAGGCGAGAATCGGCCTGCTCATCGCCACTCAACTCGGGTATGTTGCTCTCGAACCCTTTATTAGGCTCCTCGCCGATGTCGGTGAAGCCGAGACCGACGGGTTTCGCGAGCAGGTGAAGCTACGCATGGGCGAGATGGTGTCCACCCTGGTCCGTACGGATCGATGA
- a CDS encoding 2'-5' RNA ligase family protein, with protein sequence MVPADKCALIVPLDVEPQSLAAFRARHILTPAVSLPAHVTLRVPLPPLHLLDTEGLSDWAGRVRGFDFELSATERFEGAGVIYLVPDPAQRFRELALELTALYPDPPSPFSEPVMHVTAAEGHPVDQLSRIERELLVEVAADLPIRARAEEVRLYEKSEGTWYLRQRYPFA encoded by the coding sequence ATGGTGCCAGCAGACAAGTGCGCCCTGATCGTCCCGCTCGACGTCGAACCGCAGAGCCTGGCCGCCTTCAGGGCGCGACACATCCTCACGCCGGCGGTCAGCTTGCCCGCGCACGTCACTCTCCGGGTTCCGCTGCCGCCGCTCCATCTTCTGGACACCGAAGGCTTGTCGGACTGGGCGGGTCGCGTTCGCGGGTTTGATTTCGAACTATCCGCGACCGAGCGTTTTGAAGGTGCAGGTGTGATCTATCTGGTCCCGGATCCCGCCCAGAGATTTCGGGAGTTGGCTCTGGAGCTGACCGCGCTCTACCCGGATCCCCCCTCTCCGTTCTCGGAACCGGTCATGCACGTTACGGCCGCGGAGGGTCACCCCGTGGATCAGCTGAGTCGTATCGAACGCGAACTCCTGGTTGAAGTCGCAGCGGATCTGCCCATCCGGGCACGAGCCGAGGAAGTCCGCCTCTACGAGAAGAGCGAGGGCACCTGGTACCTGAGGCAGCGCTACCCGTTCGCCTGA
- a CDS encoding amidohydrolase family protein — protein MSFDIVIRNGNVIDGTGSAPVRADVGIRADRIAAIGEIGERGTREIDADGCLVTPGFVDIHAHLDAQIFWDGLATSACWHGITSVVMGNCGVTFAPCHTEDRDTLAHLMESVEDIPAADINAGMNWSWETFGEYLDALENLPLGINVGGMVGHCAVRFWVMGTRALSQKVASKEDILGMQKIVAEAMSRGALGFSTSRTHVHRTPEGEPVPGTFANMDELMGIARTMAEYGTPVFESVPHLDSTDPEVHRAEIQMMDDIARETGLPVTFSYIHTRGNTEGWRDAFAMLDASASRGTELYGQTQVRSLGMLFGLVNNTPWDRAGPAWADLKSQDLEQRLASIRDPQTRKRLVDEAPSAGVPEGLLHVIYKQRVENGDARYDVHPEDSLASEAERRGVSAVEAFFDISDESDGRAIFLFPIGNHDFEVIGKMLSHPRMLLGLADSGAHCGQIMDASLPTYLLSYWVRERELFPVERAIEKLTSEPAAFFGIEDRGVLREGAFADLNIIDFDRLKVLPPEFVHDLPGGSGRFIQKAEGFRATLVNGEVFLEEGKHSGTSSGRVLRR, from the coding sequence TTGAGCTTCGACATCGTCATTCGCAATGGCAACGTGATCGATGGGACCGGGAGTGCACCCGTTCGGGCTGACGTGGGAATTCGCGCCGATCGGATCGCGGCCATCGGCGAGATCGGCGAGCGGGGCACACGCGAGATCGACGCGGATGGCTGCCTGGTCACGCCTGGGTTCGTCGATATCCACGCGCACCTCGACGCACAGATTTTCTGGGATGGGCTCGCGACCAGCGCCTGCTGGCACGGCATAACATCCGTCGTCATGGGCAATTGCGGAGTAACCTTCGCACCCTGCCACACGGAGGACCGCGATACGCTCGCGCACCTGATGGAGTCGGTAGAGGACATCCCCGCAGCCGACATCAATGCGGGAATGAATTGGAGCTGGGAAACCTTCGGCGAATACCTGGATGCGCTGGAGAACCTCCCACTTGGCATCAATGTCGGTGGCATGGTCGGACATTGCGCAGTGCGCTTCTGGGTCATGGGTACGCGGGCGTTGAGTCAGAAAGTCGCAAGTAAAGAAGACATCCTCGGCATGCAGAAGATCGTCGCAGAAGCGATGTCACGCGGCGCTCTGGGGTTTTCCACGTCGAGGACGCACGTGCATCGAACACCCGAAGGAGAACCGGTCCCCGGCACGTTTGCGAATATGGACGAGCTGATGGGGATCGCGCGCACGATGGCCGAGTACGGAACACCCGTATTCGAGTCCGTTCCGCACCTGGACAGCACGGACCCGGAAGTTCACCGCGCGGAAATCCAGATGATGGACGATATTGCCCGGGAAACCGGACTACCGGTGACCTTCTCCTATATTCACACCCGCGGAAATACTGAAGGCTGGCGAGATGCCTTTGCCATGCTCGATGCTTCGGCAAGTCGCGGAACCGAACTCTACGGGCAGACCCAGGTTCGCTCGCTCGGAATGCTATTTGGGCTGGTGAACAACACGCCCTGGGACCGCGCGGGCCCGGCCTGGGCCGATCTCAAGAGTCAAGATCTCGAACAGAGGCTGGCGAGTATTCGCGATCCACAGACGCGAAAGCGACTCGTCGACGAAGCCCCATCGGCAGGCGTCCCGGAGGGTCTCCTGCACGTGATCTACAAGCAGCGAGTCGAAAACGGCGACGCGCGCTACGATGTGCATCCCGAAGACAGCCTGGCCAGTGAAGCCGAACGCCGGGGTGTGTCCGCGGTCGAGGCATTCTTCGACATTTCCGACGAGAGCGACGGGCGCGCGATCTTCCTGTTCCCGATCGGCAACCACGACTTCGAGGTCATCGGCAAGATGCTCTCGCATCCGCGCATGCTCCTCGGCCTGGCAGACTCGGGGGCGCACTGCGGCCAGATCATGGACGCCAGCCTCCCTACCTATTTGCTGAGTTACTGGGTGCGGGAGCGCGAACTCTTTCCGGTGGAGCGTGCCATCGAAAAGCTGACTTCCGAGCCCGCGGCCTTCTTCGGGATCGAAGATCGGGGCGTCTTGCGCGAAGGAGCCTTCGCCGACCTGAACATCATCGACTTCGATCGATTGAAGGTGCTGCCACCGGAGTTCGTCCACGATCTCCCGGGCGGAAGCGGCCGCTTCATCCAGAAGGCCGAGGGCTTCAGGGCGACCCTGGTCAACGGCGAGGTATTCCTCGAGGAAGGCAAGCACTCCGGCACGAGTTCCGGTCGGGTGCTGCGGCGCTGA